DNA from Planctomycetia bacterium:
AGGAACCAGCCTGGTCAATCCTCGAACATCGTGCATCAGGCTGGGCATTGCAGAAACAATCCCGCTGTGCCAATGTCCCCGATTTACTAAAGGCAATCGAAAATGGTGATGTGCATGCAGAAGCTATCTGGATCCAAGCCCGACGCAGGTTGGCTGTTGCTCTCAGCCATGTCATAGCACTGATCTGCCCGCAACGGATCGTACTAGGCGGTGGAGTATCATTGGCTCCCAGCCACCTGTTTCTGGAACCACTTCGCAAAGAGCTGGCACAAATAGTGTTTCCACCCTTTGCAGAATGTTACGACATTCAACTCGCCGCTCTCGGCGAACTGGTAGTAGTGCAGGGTGCATTGATCCTGGCACGACAACAGTGTTCCTGACGCCATCCGTACATTCTGTGACCGTGCCACACTTCGACATGTACTCATGTCGAGGTGTGCTGCTATCGTTGGTGGTGTCACTTTGAATAACTGAGTTGAGAAATAGTTTCCCGCAACCACACCCCGACTGAGTACAGTCGGAGTGTGGCACAGATTCCGTGCACAATCTCCGATGTACCGATTTAGTTCGTCAGATACTTAAACACCGCTTCGAGATTATCATCTTCCGAATAAAGTTCGCTCACCCGCAGTGACTGCGATTGCAGCAATTCTGGCAGTCTTGAATAGAACAGATCGGGACTTTTAGTTTCTGCAATAACTCTCGAATCCTTGTCCTGTACTGTGATCCCCTGAACATCCGGATGCCTGACGAGGGCTGCTGACAATTCTCTCACCTGGTCGGCAATCAACACGATCCGGTGCGGGTATTTGTCAATCAGTTCGCGGATATCTCGCAGATTGCCCTCGGCAATGAGCCGGCCTCGGTTGATGAGAATAATCTGCTGGGTGAGTCCTTGCACTTCATGCAGAACATGACTCGACAGAATGATGCTTTTTCCCTCGCTGGCGAGCTTGAGGATGATATCCATCAATTGTCGACGTGCTACCGGATCAGTGCCGGTAAATGGCTCATCCAGAAAGATGACTTTGGGTTGATGCACCAGCGACTGTGCCACCTTGATGCGTTGCCTCATGCCACGGGAATAACCGCCAATCGCCCGGTTCTGTGCGTCAGTCAGTTGAACATACTCAATCGCTTTCCGAGCAGCTTCCTTGGCGTCGGTGCCTGTCAGTCCACGCAGCTTGGCAAACGCATAAATGAACTGCCAGCCGGTCATCCATTCGTAAAACGCATCCTGTTCCGGGCACAAACCCAGGTGACGATACAGCCCGGGGTTATTCCAGGGAATCTGCCCCAGTATGTGAACCGTTCCCTTGCTGGGCTTCAGTTGCCCTGTGACCAGTTGCAGAAAAGTCGATTTGCCAGCGCCATTGGGGCCAAGCAAGCCGGTAACGCCAGGTCCGATGGAGAGCGTGATATTGTTCAGGCCGATAACGTTGCCGTACCATTTCGACACATTGTCAAAACGGATCAGCGCAGTCGATCCAGCGATTTCACGCGGAACATCAGTATGCACAGGGATAACACTCCCATGAAAACGAGGACACCAGCGGACCAGTACCAGGGGTAAAGCGAACGGACATCACTGCTGCGTACCAGAACTTTTCCACCCACCGTTATCCGTTGGGTGAGTACCTGATAATCTTCAGGCAATGGCTTGTCGGGATTGTTGCGATTGCCACGCCCGAAGTTCATGCCAGGCACCGGAAGATTACTGGCCTTTTTCAATGCAAGTTCTCGTGTCAGCTTGTAGGCGTCATCCACTTTCTTCCAGGCTGATTCAGTGCCTAAGATCGCTTCCTCAACTCGTTGCACATTCTTTGTGAAACTTGCGAGGTTAGACCATTCTTCAAATCGTGATGCAAAAAAGAGCATCACCCAGAGACTGTTGGTCAACAGCCACCAGCCAAACCACATCATGGAGACGTAACGTGAGTTTTTGGTCAACGACGAAAGAGCCAGCATCCACAAACCAAATACGACGGAGATCATCAGGCTGACCAGAATGCTCCCCCACAACAAAGGTAGTACATCAATGATGATCGAGAATTTCAAGCTGAAGAGCACGCCCAGTATCCAGGCAAATACCGCAGGCGCTGCCGTCACCAGCATCACGAAAAACGTTATGACACCCAGTTTGCCTAAAAAATACTCC
Protein-coding regions in this window:
- a CDS encoding ABC transporter ATP-binding protein; the encoded protein is MHTDVPREIAGSTALIRFDNVSKWYGNVIGLNNITLSIGPGVTGLLGPNGAGKSTFLQLVTGQLKPSKGTVHILGQIPWNNPGLYRHLGLCPEQDAFYEWMTGWQFIYAFAKLRGLTGTDAKEAARKAIEYVQLTDAQNRAIGGYSRGMRQRIKVAQSLVHQPKVIFLDEPFTGTDPVARRQLMDIILKLASEGKSIILSSHVLHEVQGLTQQIILINRGRLIAEGNLRDIRELIDKYPHRIVLIADQVRELSAALVRHPDVQGITVQDKDSRVIAETKSPDLFYSRLPELLQSQSLRVSELYSEDDNLEAVFKYLTN
- a CDS encoding ABC transporter permease subunit, yielding MPIFDQGYQHWNGKLASQVWRWWAITRHGVRMQFRSKLTRLCVISCFGPALALATFMIIWSLFEQGNTYIKPLIGFILPEELLNVPEEYRLTVWTLAYHFFFYIQFFLLMILVLLVGPNLISKDIRFNALPLYLSRPIRRWEYFLGKLGVITFFVMLVTAAPAVFAWILGVLFSLKFSIIIDVLPLLWGSILVSLMISVVFGLWMLALSSLTKNSRYVSMMWFGWWLLTNSLWVMLFFASRFEEWSNLASFTKNVQRVEEAILGTESAWKKVDDAYKLTRELALKKASNLPVPGMNFGRGNRNNPDKPLPEDYQVLTQRITVGGKVLVRSSDVRSLYPWYWSAGVLVFMGVLSLCILMFRVKSLDRLR